A genomic stretch from Bosea sp. F3-2 includes:
- a CDS encoding helix-turn-helix domain-containing protein, translating into MKPVFHPDIEDVAPADVFAALADPIRLGILVALSDVSEVDKARCSHFTAFASPSLLSYHFAKLREAGITRMRVEGTSRYLSIRRDELNQRFPGLLDSVIETARRDPNLPRLGPEWLAGSDETRGPTSPR; encoded by the coding sequence ATGAAGCCGGTCTTCCATCCCGATATCGAGGATGTCGCGCCCGCCGACGTGTTCGCGGCGCTCGCCGATCCGATCCGGCTCGGCATCCTCGTCGCGCTCTCCGACGTCAGCGAGGTCGACAAGGCGCGCTGCAGCCATTTCACCGCCTTTGCCTCGCCCTCGCTCTTGTCCTACCACTTCGCCAAGCTGCGCGAGGCCGGCATCACCCGCATGCGGGTGGAGGGGACGTCGCGCTATCTCAGCATCCGGCGCGACGAGCTGAACCAGCGTTTCCCGGGTCTGCTCGACAGCGTGATCGAGACCGCGCGGCGTGACCCGAACCTGCCACGGCTCGGGCCCGAATGGCTTGCCGGCAGCGACGAGACGCGGGGTCCGACTTCGCCCCGTTGA
- a CDS encoding GtrA family protein: MPFRRYPRQFRQLMAYVVAGGLTAVAHYGVLIGLVELGRIDPVPATLAGFVVGALVSYTLNRWMTFDATRTHAQAGWRFALIAAGGFVLTGILMHLFVTRAGLPYLPMQIVTTGVVMVFSFLGHKFFSFADRAA, from the coding sequence ATGCCGTTTCGCCGCTATCCGCGCCAATTCCGCCAGCTCATGGCCTATGTCGTCGCCGGCGGGCTGACCGCGGTCGCGCATTACGGCGTGCTGATCGGGCTGGTCGAACTCGGCCGGATCGACCCCGTTCCGGCGACGCTCGCCGGCTTCGTCGTCGGCGCGCTGGTTTCCTATACGCTGAACCGCTGGATGACTTTCGACGCCACGCGCACCCATGCGCAAGCGGGATGGCGCTTTGCCCTGATCGCGGCCGGCGGCTTCGTGCTCACCGGCATCCTGATGCATCTCTTCGTAACGCGCGCAGGCTTGCCCTATCTGCCGATGCAGATCGTGACGACGGGGGTGGTGATGGTGTTCTCGTTCCTCGGCCACAAGTTCTTCAGCTTCGCCGACCGGGCGGCGTGA
- a CDS encoding class I SAM-dependent methyltransferase has product MRAADPEKLDVLVGRLVGDVGASITGALIVLGDQLGLYKAMGDGEPVTSQQLADKTGLKERYVREWLAGQASAGYVDYDEGSDSFSLSPEQAMAFAEEDSPAFFAGAFEVVQSMWVDEPKVEEAFRKGSGLGWHEHSKCLFRGTERFFRPGYNAHLTADWIPALEGVQAKLMQGATVADVGCGHGSSTILMAQAYPQSRFYGFDYHGPSIERAREAAEEAGVADRIVFERASAKDFPERKYDLVTMFDCLHDMGDPVGAGKHVRESLAQDGSWMIVEPFAHDHLKDNLNPVGRIFYGASTMICTPASLSQEVGLGLGAQAGEMRLRKVAMDAGFSHFRRATETPFNMVFEVRD; this is encoded by the coding sequence ATGCGTGCTGCCGACCCTGAAAAACTCGATGTCCTGGTGGGGCGTCTCGTCGGTGACGTCGGAGCCTCCATCACCGGCGCCCTGATCGTGCTGGGCGACCAGCTCGGCCTCTACAAGGCGATGGGCGACGGCGAGCCCGTCACGTCCCAGCAACTGGCGGACAAGACCGGCCTCAAGGAACGCTATGTGCGCGAGTGGCTCGCCGGCCAGGCCTCGGCCGGCTATGTCGACTATGACGAAGGCAGCGACAGCTTCAGCCTCTCGCCGGAACAGGCCATGGCCTTCGCCGAGGAGGACAGCCCAGCCTTCTTCGCCGGTGCCTTCGAGGTCGTGCAGTCCATGTGGGTCGACGAGCCGAAGGTCGAGGAGGCCTTCCGGAAGGGTTCCGGCCTCGGCTGGCATGAGCACAGCAAATGCCTGTTCCGGGGAACAGAGCGCTTCTTCCGGCCGGGCTACAACGCGCATCTGACGGCGGACTGGATTCCGGCGCTGGAGGGTGTCCAGGCCAAGCTGATGCAGGGCGCGACCGTCGCCGATGTCGGCTGCGGGCACGGCTCCTCCACCATCCTGATGGCGCAGGCCTATCCGCAATCGCGCTTCTATGGTTTCGACTATCACGGGCCTTCGATCGAGCGGGCGCGGGAGGCGGCCGAGGAGGCTGGCGTGGCCGACCGCATCGTCTTCGAGCGCGCTTCCGCGAAGGACTTCCCGGAGCGGAAATACGACCTCGTGACGATGTTCGATTGCCTGCACGACATGGGCGATCCGGTCGGCGCGGGGAAGCATGTGCGCGAGTCGCTGGCGCAGGACGGCAGCTGGATGATCGTCGAGCCCTTCGCACATGACCATCTCAAGGACAATCTGAACCCTGTCGGGCGGATCTTCTACGGCGCGTCCACCATGATCTGCACGCCGGCCTCGCTCTCGCAGGAGGTCGGGCTCGGCCTTGGCGCGCAGGCAGGGGAGATGCGGCTGCGCAAGGTTGCGATGGATGCTGGCTTCTCGCATTTCCGTCGCGCGACCGAGACGCCGTTCAACATGGTATTCGAGGTGCGGGACTGA
- a CDS encoding cyclopropane-fatty-acyl-phospholipid synthase family protein gives MLLLPRLLKGFVRQGRLTVITPDGKRHVFGPGPAEMLFAGVTKTAPSVTVRFHDDRIERELFLNPELALAEGYMDGRIDFEEGTIHDLLTLFWLQRKELRKHPLQKAIRQVRFRIRRWRMHNPLGLAGKKVKHHYDIPTDFYRLWLDETMTYSCGYWSSPDIGLEASQKAKLRHIAAKLKIEPGMRVLDIGSGWGELAIYLAKACGAKVTGLNVSPDQMAAASRRAEAAGVGDAVTFINKDYRELTGTFDRIVSVGMMEHVGVAHYGEYFERIRDLLTPDGIALVHCIGRAGPPGFTGPFFEKYIFPGGYAPALSEVFAAVEQTGLWSSDCEFWRRHYHWTLEAWRERFMASREEVVAMMGERFARMWEFYLCACSISFDIGGDMVFQLLLGPHKSAVPIIRDYIADDEKALAARGF, from the coding sequence ATGCTGCTGCTGCCGCGATTGCTCAAGGGATTCGTCCGGCAGGGACGCCTCACCGTCATAACGCCGGACGGCAAGCGCCATGTCTTCGGTCCGGGACCGGCAGAGATGCTGTTCGCCGGCGTCACCAAGACTGCGCCTTCGGTCACCGTTCGCTTCCATGACGACCGCATCGAGCGCGAACTCTTCCTCAATCCCGAGCTCGCTTTGGCCGAGGGCTACATGGATGGCCGGATCGACTTCGAGGAAGGCACGATCCACGACCTGCTGACGCTGTTCTGGCTGCAGCGCAAGGAACTGCGCAAGCATCCGCTGCAGAAGGCGATCCGGCAGGTGCGCTTCCGTATCCGGCGCTGGCGCATGCACAACCCGCTCGGCCTCGCCGGCAAGAAGGTCAAACATCACTACGACATCCCGACCGATTTCTACCGGCTCTGGCTCGACGAGACGATGACCTACTCCTGCGGGTATTGGAGCTCTCCGGACATAGGACTGGAAGCCTCGCAGAAGGCCAAGCTCCGGCACATCGCTGCCAAGCTCAAGATCGAGCCGGGCATGCGGGTGCTCGACATCGGTTCGGGCTGGGGGGAGCTTGCGATCTATCTGGCCAAGGCCTGCGGGGCGAAGGTGACCGGCCTCAACGTCTCGCCCGACCAGATGGCGGCGGCCTCGAGGCGCGCCGAGGCGGCGGGTGTCGGCGATGCCGTGACCTTCATCAACAAGGATTATCGCGAGCTCACCGGCACCTTCGACCGCATCGTCTCGGTCGGCATGATGGAACATGTCGGCGTCGCGCATTACGGCGAGTATTTCGAGCGGATCCGCGACCTGCTGACGCCGGACGGGATCGCGCTCGTCCACTGCATCGGCCGCGCCGGCCCGCCCGGTTTCACCGGGCCGTTCTTCGAGAAGTACATCTTCCCAGGCGGCTATGCGCCGGCGCTGTCGGAGGTGTTCGCGGCGGTGGAGCAGACCGGGCTCTGGTCCTCGGACTGCGAGTTCTGGCGGCGGCACTACCACTGGACGCTGGAAGCCTGGCGCGAGCGCTTCATGGCCAGTCGCGAGGAGGTGGTTGCGATGATGGGCGAGCGCTTCGCGCGGATGTGGGAGTTCTATCTCTGCGCCTGCTCGATCTCCTTCGATATCGGCGGCGACATGGTGTTCCAGCTCTTGCTGGGGCCGCACAAGAGCGCCGTCCCGATCATCCGCGACTACATCGCCGATGACGAGAAGGCGCTGGCGGCGCGGGGATTTTAG
- a CDS encoding class I SAM-dependent methyltransferase: protein MSWRDFWNGEHSIYVSPRHKALHYRAIASDLMAHIPAADAVVLDHGCGEALDAARVASSCGRLLLCEAAPNVREKLRAQFGRKDNITVVSPEEVEALPEASLDLVVANSLVQYLSRDELKALLETWRGKLKPDGKLVIADVIPPNVSPLTDASQLLAFAWRGGFLTAALAGLVRTAFSDYRKLRAQYGLSTYTSEAISELISEAGFVDLQRPTNFGHNPHRMTFKAAKPN, encoded by the coding sequence ATGTCCTGGCGCGATTTCTGGAACGGCGAACATTCCATCTACGTCTCGCCGCGCCACAAGGCGCTGCATTACCGCGCCATCGCTAGCGACTTGATGGCACATATTCCCGCTGCGGACGCCGTCGTGCTCGACCATGGCTGCGGCGAAGCGCTCGACGCCGCGCGCGTCGCCTCGTCCTGCGGCAGGCTCCTTCTCTGCGAAGCTGCGCCCAACGTGCGCGAGAAGCTGCGCGCTCAATTCGGCCGCAAGGACAACATCACGGTCGTCTCCCCCGAAGAGGTCGAGGCCCTGCCGGAGGCCTCGCTCGACCTCGTCGTCGCCAATTCGCTGGTCCAGTATCTCTCCCGTGACGAGCTGAAGGCATTGCTGGAGACTTGGCGGGGCAAGCTCAAGCCCGACGGCAAGCTGGTGATCGCGGACGTGATCCCGCCGAATGTCAGCCCGCTCACAGATGCCTCGCAGCTTCTCGCCTTCGCCTGGCGCGGCGGCTTCCTGACGGCGGCGCTCGCCGGCCTCGTCCGCACAGCCTTTTCGGACTATCGCAAGCTGAGAGCCCAATACGGGCTGTCGACCTACACATCCGAGGCCATCTCGGAACTGATCAGCGAGGCCGGCTTCGTCGATCTGCAGCGGCCCACCAATTTCGGCCACAACCCGCACCGAATGACCTTCAAGGCGGCCAAGCCGAACTAA
- a CDS encoding MFS transporter, producing MDTRLLSLAGGAFAIGTGSLIVTGILPHLASGLNVSVDTAGLLISIFALAYAIGSPVFSTLLGDADRKLVLTGAMTVFGLANLGAAFASDFWVVMAARIVMALSAGVFMPAANAVAVAVSAPERRGRAIALVTGGMTVSLILGIPIGTAVVGFGGWHLAFLIVTLFSVLSLAGLLVKLPRGLPRGTNTLRERLQVAGRGDVLLALATTMLWTTGAFVLYTYIAPFLTNHAGIAGPWLAATLVVSGVGSAIGNQLGGIASDRFGPERTLTVVLTVLAAALLTASLIAVSLPPALAIWPIPFVLLIWSAAGWAGHPSQMSRLAAMAPDAAVVALSLNASALYFGIAAGAALGQQVMRHAGTWPLGFVGAACEIAALAVLFIAMRRKRRAPRPLEIDLAIPAARPVR from the coding sequence ATGGATACGCGCCTTCTTTCCCTCGCCGGCGGCGCCTTCGCCATCGGCACGGGCAGCCTGATCGTCACCGGCATCCTGCCCCATCTCGCCAGCGGCCTGAACGTTTCGGTCGACACCGCCGGCCTGCTCATCTCGATCTTCGCCCTCGCCTATGCGATCGGCTCTCCCGTTTTCTCGACCCTGCTCGGCGACGCCGACCGCAAGCTGGTGCTCACCGGCGCGATGACGGTGTTCGGCCTCGCCAATCTCGGCGCCGCCTTCGCCAGCGATTTCTGGGTGGTGATGGCCGCCCGGATCGTGATGGCGCTTTCAGCCGGCGTCTTCATGCCGGCAGCGAACGCCGTCGCGGTGGCGGTATCCGCTCCGGAGCGGCGCGGCCGCGCCATCGCCCTCGTCACCGGCGGCATGACCGTCTCACTGATTCTCGGCATTCCGATCGGCACCGCGGTCGTCGGCTTTGGCGGCTGGCATCTCGCCTTCCTGATCGTGACGCTGTTCAGCGTGCTTTCGCTGGCGGGCCTGCTCGTCAAGCTGCCGAGGGGCCTGCCGCGCGGCACCAACACCCTGCGCGAGCGCCTGCAGGTCGCGGGCCGCGGCGATGTGCTGCTGGCGCTGGCCACGACCATGCTGTGGACCACCGGCGCCTTCGTTCTCTACACCTATATCGCGCCCTTCCTGACCAACCACGCCGGCATCGCCGGGCCCTGGCTCGCCGCGACGCTCGTCGTCTCCGGCGTCGGCTCCGCCATCGGCAACCAGCTCGGCGGCATCGCCAGCGACCGCTTCGGCCCCGAGCGCACGCTGACCGTCGTGCTGACCGTGCTGGCCGCGGCGCTGCTCACCGCCTCGCTCATCGCCGTAAGCCTGCCGCCGGCACTGGCGATCTGGCCAATCCCCTTCGTGCTGCTGATCTGGAGCGCGGCGGGCTGGGCCGGCCATCCCTCGCAGATGTCGCGCCTCGCTGCGATGGCGCCGGATGCCGCCGTCGTCGCGCTCTCGCTCAACGCCTCGGCGCTCTATTTCGGCATCGCGGCCGGCGCCGCGCTCGGCCAGCAGGTCATGCGCCATGCCGGCACCTGGCCGCTCGGTTTCGTCGGCGCCGCCTGCGAGATCGCGGCGCTCGCCGTGCTGTTCATCGCCATGCGGCGCAAACGCCGAGCGCCTCGACCACTTGAGATCGATCTCGCCATTCCGGCAGCACGGCCTGTGCGTTGA